A stretch of the Vigna radiata var. radiata cultivar VC1973A chromosome 7, Vradiata_ver6, whole genome shotgun sequence genome encodes the following:
- the LOC106765487 gene encoding protein SHOOT GRAVITROPISM 5: protein MLDNSASSGAPSSSDAAFALSENGVANKRKRRPAGTPDPDAEVVSLSPTTLLESDRYVCEICNQGFQRDQNLQMHRRRHKVPWKLLKRETQGQKKRVFVCPEPSCLHHDPCHALGDLVGIKKHFRRKHSNHKQWVCDKCSKGYAVQSDYKAHIKTCGTRGHSCDCGRVFSRVESFIEHQDACTVRQHRPELQALQPACSSRTASSASPSSEANFSIAPPLQGLPLPKPASADQPATVLLTSEIHNNKSTTSRNLELQLLPSSINSQEKRNPKENYGLKLSIGSCSNDKGNEERVCSETHRSQPERNNNVSEYSTLEVARLKEFAAEELKLAMAEKAYAEEARKEAKRQIEIAEIEFENAKRIRKQAQSELAKAEELRKHAMKKISSTVLEITCQSCKQHFQSSTLGVPSEETSIVMSYMSSATTEGEAE, encoded by the exons ATGTTAGATAACAGTGCTTCTTCTGGTGCACCATCTTCTTCTGATGCCGCCTTTGCATTATCTGAAAATGGGGTGGcgaacaaaaggaaaagaagaccCGCAGGCACACCCG ATCCAGATGCTGAGGTTGTGTCTCTCTCACCCACCACCTTGCTGGAATCTGACAGATATGTGTGCGAGATCTGCAACCAAGGGTTCCAGAGGGACCAGAATCTTCAAATGCACAGGAGAAGACACAAGGTGCCATGGAAATTGCTCAAGAGGGAAACACAAGGGCAGAAGAAGAGAGTATTTGTCTGTCCAGAGCCAAGCTGTTTGCACCATGACCCTTGCCATGCCCTTGGGGATCTTGTGGGCATCAAGAAGCACTTCAGAAGGAAGCACAGCAATCACAAGCAGTGGGTCTGTGACAAGTGCTCCAAAGGGTATGCTGTTCAATCTGATTACAAGGCACACATCAAAACCTGTGGCACCAGGGGCCATTCCTGTGACTGTGGCCGTGTCTTTTCCAG GGTGGAGAGTTTCATAGAACACCAAGATGCATGCACTGTTCGGCAGCACCGGCCAGAGTTGCAAGCACTGCAACCTGCATGCTCTTCTAGAACTGCTTCAAGCGCAAGTCCCTCTAGTGAGGCAAATTTTAGCATCGCCCCACCATTGCAAGGACTTCCACTGCCAAAACCAGCTTCTGCTGATCAACCAGCAACAGTCTTATTAACTTCAGAGATACACAATAACAAGTCTACCACCTCTCGAAACTTAGAACTTCAGCTCTTACCCTCCTCAATAAATTCTCAAGAAAAACGAAATCCGAAGGAGAACTATGGTTTGAAACTTTCAATAGGGTCATGTAGTAATGACAAAGGGAATGAAGAGAGAGTGTGCTCAGAAACACATAGGAGCCAACCTGAAAGGAATAACAATGTGAGTGAGTATTCCACATTGGAAGTGGCGAGGTTGAAAGAGTTTGCAGCTGAGGAACTCAAGTTGGCCATGGCAGAAAAAGCTTATGCAGAAGAGGCTAGGAAAGAGGCCAAACGTCAGATTGAGATAGCTGAAATTGAGTTTGAGAATGCCAAAAGGATAAGGAAACAAGCACAATCTGAACTGGCAAAGGCTGAAGAGTTGAGAAAGCACGCCATGAAGAAGATAAGCTCCACTGTTTTGGAAATAACATGCCAAAGTTGCAAGCAACATTTCCAGTCTTCAACTCTTGGGGTTCCATCGGAAGAGACCTCCATTGTAATGAGTTACATGTCTTCAGCCACCACAGAAGGAGAAGCAGAATGA